The Nitrospirota bacterium genome contains the following window.
GACATGTTTCAATGCGGTTAATATAAGCTGTTCAGAAAGCATTTATATCCGTCCTATTTACGTGTAAATACCGTCAGCATATTATAGCCAAACAAAAGCGATGCAACAAATGTTATAGTTAAGCCAACTCCTAATATCATCTGATTCTCCAGGTATAAACCGACGATTACGTTCGGAACACCAATATTTATAAGCCAGAACTGGATGTTGCCAACCTTCTCGGAAAACATGTCTTTAAGAAGAGGCACCTTTTCCTTTCCGACCTTATCACTGTATTTGTGAAACCAGACCAGGAATGGGACAATCTTGTACATCATACCGATCATCAATAATGTAATACAACCAAACAACACGGTAAATCCATATATAAGTATTATACGCTGACGTATATCAGGAGATATATTAATTAACGAGATAATGACTCCAAGCACAGCAGCTAATGGTATATATGCATACGATAACATAGCGTGGCGAAGACCTATATCCAACGCCTTTCTCATTCGGCCTTTCATTATGATCACAACCTGATAAGAGAACATAATCAGACCTGCTAAAATAAACAGTGTGCTGTAAAAAGGTCTGTGCGAAAGAAACTCGACAATAATACCAATAATGCCAAGATTAACCAGCGAGAATGCGGTCCATCCAGGCCAGGTCCTGTATGAATATGATAGAGTAAACATTGGGAGGAGTTTGTATGACACCCCCATGATAATCATGGAAAACCACCCGCCGAATCCTATGGCCGCATGCAAAGCAAGGTAGTTCAGGTGGTTGCTCTTTATAAAGGGCATACTCAGGTTAAATCCAAGGAATAAACCTATGGAGGCAACGATGGTCAGGTAGACTATCGCAGCAATAATATGGGCTATTGTAATATTAATACTCTTTACCTTACGTAAGGTCAGGGCAACATTTATAACGAACAGGAGGATAGCGGAAAAGGCTATGCCTGCAGCCCAGGCCATCCCGCCTCCCTTCGTAGCAAAGAACCAGAAATGACCTGCAATAGTTACGACAGCCAGGACATAAAACCACAGACCCCATTTTGCAATCCAAACGCTGAAGAGGGATGTTTCAAGTATTACAGGCACAAGTTGCGTCATTGCACCCATTATAATCAGAGTGGCCCATCCAAGAACAGCTATATGTGCAAACGACAGGATTTTAGGCTGAAAATGGAATCCGGAAATATAACCTGAACTCAACAGCATAAGCCCATTTAAGAATATAAGGGTTATTGTAGCTATGATGAAGTAGAGGCGCACAACCTTAAATGGCGGTGTAAAAGGTGTCGCTATACTACCTGGAAATGAAGTACTCATGAACGTATTTACCTACCCCTTCTTTGTAATCCTGACCTTGTAATATCCCTCTTGTATCTTTTCTGAAGATGCCTGAAACCCAAGGTGCTCGAGCTTGTCATAAAGCATAACAGGTTCGCGGTGATGATGTACGAGCAGGGTGGAATTCTTACCAACCTGTGGAAGCAGCTCAAGTATCTTTACCATAGGCTCCGGCGGTTCGAGGCCCCGGACGTCAATCTCAATGGTCTTTTGCTCTTCAGAGGCAGATTCTTCATTCCCGGCAATTTTGCCTGCCGGGGCCCCTGTTTCGCCTTTGTAAAAGTAAATATGCCATAATCCATTTATCTGTTCTGTTTTGTGATCATAGCCCTTCATCTGCAATACTGTATACAATGGCACCGGTTCGAAAACGATAACCAGGTGTAACACCTGATCATCGCTCATACTGCCAAGTGTCTTTATTATGAGGTTGAACGGGTCCCTGCCGGCATCTAATTCAGGTCGCACATCCAGATCTACAATCTTTTCCTTTGGTAAACTTTTCAGTTTCTCTATCATTCTAATTATCTCCTATTGTTTTTTTTCTATTTCCACCTTCCATATCTCCGGCCCCTGCGCGATATACTTCCATCCATATTTGCCCTGCCTCTCAAACTCAAACTGATACTTAAGCGGCACCGGGTCATGATCATTAATAATCAGTAATATTTCACCCGGATTCAGGCTGTCAAATGTCTGAAATATCCGTGGATGCTTATCCCTCGGTGGTATAACCCTTACGTCAAGTTCTACAATCTTTTTTTCTGTTTGCATTTTCTACCTCCTTATTATATTACACATTGATCAAGAGCCTTCATTAAGTCATCCAGGACAGCCTTATCTTCCCTGGCTGCCTGTTCAAGGCTTCTGTTTCCGCCACAACAGGCATCTATGTTAAACGTGGTAAATATACCGACACTCTTAGGGTAGAGTTTCAACACCTGATTGACTGTCATCTCTTTAGTTATTCCCGGCATCTCATTACCTCCTTGTATTATAGAATTTAACAGTAAGACTGATAATTCACAATGATATATATCATACTAATTATCACTTTCTTGTCCGATGATCTCCTGGAGTCTGTCAGGCTTGAGGATAGTAATTCCACTTTTTGCTGTCTCTATGACCCCCTCCTTCTGGAATCTGCTCATTACCCTTATGGTGGTCTCTATTGTGGTTCCAACCATACTTGCTATATCCTTACGAGTCAGGTGCAGATTAATACTCTTCCCACGGTCTTTATCAGTCATATTGGCAAGTTTCAAAAGAGTGGCTGCAATCCTTTTTTCTACCCTGGCAGTCAGAGCCGCCTCAATCCGTTCTACGAACTCTCGTTGTTTCCTGCCCATAGTCAGAAGGAACTTGGCAGCAACCTCAGGCATTGTTTCAAGGATTTCAAAACAGTGAGTATGGTGAAACTTAATAACTGTAGTTTTTCCCACGGTAAGCGCAGATGCGGGGTATGGCCTCCTGTCAAACACTGCAACCTCACCAAACGTATCCCCGGCCTTGAACATGTGCATTATTATCTCTTTACCATCTTCTGCCTGCTTTATTGCCTTAATATTCCCCTCTTTAACTATACAAAACCAATCCGGTGAGTCTCCTTCATAGAAGACATATTCACCATTATTATAGATAAACTCCTGTGCCATGTTGGATATTCCGGTTAGGTCTGTATCCGAGAGTGAAGAAAACATCGGAAGGTTTTTTAGAAATTCTTTTTTGGAAGTCATAATCTCAGAGATAAAGCGATAATCTTATGACAGATTATATCCCGTTCTTATCTGAAATGGAAGTCAATATATGTGAGGGATAATAAATCCTGTGTATCAGGAACTAAAGTCGACAGCGTCAGAAGTGGTCTTTTCATTATCCGGACTGTATTCAAGGTGTGAAATTATTTTTTGAATTAGAGAGTTCTTCTCATCTTCAGTCATTGTAACAAATAGAGGACTCAAACTGAGTGTTTCTTCTATATGATCATCCAAACTTTCATCTCCTTAAAAAATACGGTGAACGATCTACATCAGGCATTACCGGAAAATGGTTGAATATAAAAGGGCACGTCTTTAGTCACACCGACAATCTTTTCAATTATCGCCAAAGTATCCTGAGTCGGCAAATGCATTTCAACACTTAATATATACGTCCTGATAATTTCATTCATGACCTTCATCCCCCAGTCTTAGTTGCATATGGTATTATTTTGCATTTTGTATGCCATATCAAGAAAAACAGTTACGTTTGGGCAGCACTCTATAACCTATTGATATTATAGAATATACAAAAATATAGACAGAGACGGATGTCAGGGTTCGTTGAGTTGAGTACGTGTAGAAATGGAAACAAATGTTATAAAGTGTGTAGAAATCGTATCCTCCATAATAATTGTGTAATTACTACACAAAAAAGATGGGGAACAACTGCTGTGCAGTTTGTCCCCCATTCAACATGCATAGAAAGGTACATCAATTGATAACCGCTGGTACTGGTCTTTGCCCTCTAAATCATGGCAAGGGCTCCACCAGCCTTAAGCATAGGGATGTCCTTCTCTGAAAATGCCGGTTTAAGTTTGATCTCTGTTCCTCCATTTACAACCAGAGTAAGCAGCTCAGACGATATGTCAGATGTATTCAACGTGACCTTATCTCCCTGCTTAATTTTTCCGTAATCTTCAGGATTGGCAAATGTAAGAGGAAGGATACCAAAATTAATAAGGTTTGCAAGATGTATCCTGGCAAATGAGGTTGTAATTACTGCCTTGACCCCGAGAAACATGGGGCAAAGTCCTGCGTGTTCACGACTGGAACCCTGTCCGTAGTTTTCACCCCCCACAATAAATCCATAACCTCCACTGTCACGCAATGCCTCTGCACGGCTCGCAAATGTAGGGTCAACCTGCACAAATGTTGCCTTGCGTGCGTACTCAGGAACATTAGACCTGAGCGGCAGGTATTTTCCGGCAGGCTGAATATGATCAGTTGTTATATTGTCTCCAAGATAGAGCAGCACCTCACCAGAGATTTTATCCGGCAGAGGTCTGAATTCAGGAAGAGGGGCAATATTGGGTCCACGAATAATCTTCACCTGTTTTGCAGCTTCTTCAGTATATGGAGGGATAATCATCCTGTCATCTATAACCGGAGATGTTATTTTAATCACAGGGGCCTTTCCCAGAGTCCTGGGATCTGTCATTACGGCTGTTAATGCGCATGCCCCTGCAACCTCAGGACTAACCAAATATGCCTTAGCCGACTTCGTACCTGTTCTACCGGCGAAATTTCTGTTAAAGGTCCTGACAGTCACTCCACCACTTGGCGGCGCACCGCCCTGCCCTATACATGGGCCGCAAGTTGCCTCCAGTATCCTGACCCCGGCTGCAATGAGCATGGATAAATGCCCTGACTTCTCAATCTGTTGATAAACAGCACGGGATCCGGGAGAAACTGTAACTGAGACATTAGGATTTACGACCTTACCATTTAGTATCTCTGCAAATATTGCCAGATCACGGAAAGAACTATTGGTACAACTGCCGACGGCAACCTGGTCAACTTTCATACCGGCAAGTTCTTCTACTGTTTTTACATCTCCCGGACTTGGATCAACAGCCAGCAGCGGGACTAATGACGACAGGTCAATTTCTATAGTATCGCTGTAAACAGCATCCTTATCAGCAGACAGAGCTACATACTGATCACCGCGACCCTGACTCTCAAGCCATGCCTTAGTCACCTCATCACTTGGAAACACTGACGTGGTTGCACCGGTTTCAGCGCCCATATTAGTAATCGTGGCACGTTCAGGAACAGCAAGTGTCGCGACTCCCGGCCCGGAATATTCAAAGACCTTCCCAACCCCGCCTTTTACACCAACACGCCTTAATAGCTCAAGGATTACATCCTTGGCGGAAACCCATTCAGGCAATTTCCCTGTAAGCCGAACATTTACAACTTCAGGCATCTTCAGGCCAAACGGCTTCCCCGCCATAGCGAATGCCACGTCAAGACCACCCGCACCTATCGCAATCTGCCCGACACCTCCTCCGGTAGGGGTATGGCTGTCCGAGCCTAACAGGGTCGTTCCAGGAACTCCGAAACGTTCCATGTGAATCTGGTGACAGATACCATTACCAGGACGGGAGAAGTAAATCCCGTGTTTTGCAGCTATGCTCTGGAGAAACAGGTGATCATCAGGGTTCATATAATCCTGCTGTAATGTGTTATGGTCAACATAACTTACCGACAGCTTTGTCTTTACCCTTGGTACACCCATAGCCTCAAACTGAAGATATGCCATTGTACCTGTTGCGTCCTGGGTCAACGTCTGATCAATCCTGACAGATATTGACTTGCCAGCCTCCATACTGCCGGAGACCAAATGCTCCTGTATGATTTTTTGGGTAAGATTTGCTCCCATTTCATTCTCCTTTCTAAATTATACAAAATAGTTTATACGGGTTTAAATAACGAGGGGAATTTATGTTGTCAAATACCTGATACTGCACCCCCTTAACCTTAAGAGCCAAGGGAATTTAAGTATATTTAATAAAGGCAGATGTGTCAATATTTTTTTTACAGCGTTTTAGCCATTTTATGACTCCATTTTAGTCCCTTGACAATGACTTTTCATAGACTATATTTAATTTTATAGACCTGCAAAAAAAGTCCTTTCCCGGACCATCATTATTACATGCCTGACATTTGCCTGACATTTGCCTGACATTTGATGGACCCGTTAAACAAATCAATTAATTGTAAGTTCCATACGAACTATTTTGAAGGTATATTCATGCGACAGCCGCTCGTTATCATTACACTTTTCTATATCTATGGCATTGCCACCGCTGACCTGTTCCATTATTTCCCAATCAGCACAATGACAATTACCGTCCTGGTTCTTATAACCATCTCCGGCATCAACAGATACAGGGGGAAACCACTTCTTGTCCCCATACTAATTATGGTGACGGCAATTTCTTTTGGTTTCTCATATACGATTTACATGGAAAGAATCCCTGCCAACGACATTTCTAATTTTGCAAGTGGTGAAAAAATGACCATTACTGGAACAGTATCCGAGCCTGCAACACATTATTCACAAAGAGTTGTGGCAACCCTGAAGTCAGCGACGATACGAAAGGAGAATCACGAAGTGCCTGCAAGCGGAATGATCAGACTCACAATTTATGACCCTGAAACAGAGCTGGACTATGGCAATGAAATAAGATTCACAGGAAGACTTAAAAATATCCGCGGTTTTAAGAATCCATGCATGTTTGATTATGCAAATTATGTGTCTCGTAAAGGTATCAGGGCAGGGGCAAGCTCTGGCAAAAAAGAGGCGATTATCATAACCGGAGAAGCCGGTAACCCGATTATGAAAAAGATATACCGGTGGAGAGAGGAAATCCGCCTGTCCATCATCCATGGGCTTTCATTCCAGTCATCCGCTGTACTTCAGGCAATGATAATCGGGGCAACCGGTGACCTGACCCCTGAGTTGAGGGATAAATTTACAGCGGCAGGAGTCACCCACATACTCTCCATTTCAGGTTCTCATCTGGGTTTCGTTACATTCCTTGCCTTTTTCCTCACCAGATGCTTATTCACCCATTTACCTCACAGTTTATTCCTGCGAATGACCTTATATACAACCCCGTCAAAGATATCGGCAATTGCAACGATACCCCCGATAATCTTTTATTCGGTTCTATCAGGAGGAGAAACTGCCACAATAAGATCCCTGATCATGGCGATTGTCTTCTTGCTGGCCATCCTCATTGAAAGAGATGACGACCCGGTATGCACATTGGCAATGGCAGCCTTGCTTGTCCTAATCTGGGATCCGCAGGGATTATTTGATATATCGTTCCAATTATCATACACCGCAGTCTTATCCATGATTATAACTGTCAGCAGATACAATGACACAGGCGATGGAAAGGTTATCACAAAATGGCATAAGGTATGGCAGAGGAAGTTAATGCTTCTACTGCTGCTTACATTCAGCGCCACTGTCTCTACAACACCTATAGTCACACATTATTTCAATCAGATAACCTGGGCTGGTCTTCTGTCAAACATGATAATAATACCGTATGCTGGATTTACTATTGTACCCATTGGCCTTTTTACCAGCTGTCTTGGACTGATCCTGAATGTTGATGTAATCCCGCTTGCAAAATTTAACGAAATCCTTCTGACCCTTTTCCTGAAGATGACAGACATATTTGCAGGCCTCCCCTTTTCTGTCATACATACCCCTTCACCTGACATCATCTTCATCTTTTTTTCTTATCTGCTCCTTATTTCACTCTTCTACCTGAAACAAAGATGGGCAAAGATCACGTTATTAATCTCACTATTTCTAATTGCCGTTTTAATAGCCGGGCGGATGTTCAGCAAACCCGATAAAGAAATGATGCGCGTTACATTCCTTGATGTCGGGCAGGGAGACTCGGCCATTATAGAGTTTCCAGGCCGGAAGTTTATGGTAGTAGATGGCGGAGGAACCTTCAGTGACACATTCGATATAGGCAGAGCGGTGGTTGCTCCATATCTCTGGAACAAGGGAATACGAAGTATTGATTACATGGTACTTTCACACCCACAGAGAGACCATGTTGGAGGGCTAATATACTTACTGGATCAATTTCACGTCAGTGAGGTCTGGAGCAATGGAATAACCAGCCCTGCAACATATTTATTTGACAGGAGAATCAGGGAAAAGGGGATAAGACATCTGAAGGTAAATAATAATATGGAGCAGAAAACAATAGGGGGATGCAGTGTACAGATTCTTAATCCTCCTCCAGACATTTCAGGTTTTCAGACTGAAAATTCCAGATTGATTAATGATCTCTCTGTTGTTATGAAGATTACATGTAACGACAACTCTATTTTATTAACAGGGGACATTGAGAAAGAACAGATCAGAAAAATGGATGCAGGCAGGACGATTCTCAGGAGCAATATAATTAAGGTCCCCCATCACGGGGCACGGGGTTCCGTAGACAGCAATTTTATATCATACGTAAGACCGGACATTGCAGTTATATCGGCCGGATATCAGAACTCATACCACCATCCCTCTGCTGAAGCAATTTCTTTATACAAGAGGGCTGGTACGGCTATTTACCGCACTGATTTGGATGGAGCAATAATAGTGAAATCAAGTAATGGAAGAAATGATGTCATAACTTACTACGACACTCTCTTAAAGAAAGTTTCCTCAGACAGGGTGACATCAATACTATTCTCAGAATTTATAAATATTAAAAAAGCGATTGGAGGATATTGCAATGGGGGCTTATAAAAGGATCGGAGAACTGCTTGAACAGGTCGGGATAATAAGCATTGACTCCATAGATAAGGTACTCGCCGAACAAAATGGCGCTCACTTGAGATTCGGAGAAATTCTCATTTGCAAAGGACTGGCATCCGAGGATGACATAGCAAAAACACTCTCAATACAGCATGGGCTTAAATATTATGATGTGCGTAATCTCGCTGTCATGCCTGATGTTCTCTTGCTCGTTCCTGAAGATTTGGCAAAGCGGCATTCCGTACTGCCGGTATGCATAAAGGACAAGACCCTCCACATAATTACACCTGATCCCCTGGACATGGACGCTGTCAAAGAGATTGAATTCTTCAGTGGAATGAAGATAAAAACCCTTATAGGGTCAAGGTCTGCAATAACCGAAGCCATCAGATATCACTACAGGTTCGAATCATCCGTCTCAGAGTTTAAAGGATTGGCATCGCCCTCAGGAAATATCCCGGCGCCGGAAACCGGCGGCAAATCCGCACCGATTATCAGACTGGTAAACATGCTTCTTTCAGAGGCCGTTGAAAACAGGGCCAGTGACATACATATAGAGCCTTCCGGAGATTCTGTTGCTATACGGTACAGGATTGACGGAGCCCTGCTGGAGAAGACACGGATTCATTCAGGGATTCATGGTCCATTGACATCACGCCTTAAGATCCTCGCACGATTAAACATCGCAGAGAGGAGGCTTCCTCAGGACGGGGGTTTCAGATTAAGGCTTCTGGAAAGGGAGATTGATGTTCGGATTTCAACACTTCCGGTAACCGGTGGTGAAAAGACGGTAATTAGAATCCTTGATAACACGCAGACTACAGTATCGTTAGAGAACCTTGGCTTATCTCAACATGAATACAGCACGATTCAGAGTCTGATTAATAGAAAGAAAGGGATTATCCTGGTAACCGGCCCAACCGGAAGCGGTAAAACAACAACCCTTTACGCAATCATAAACAGGATTAAGTCCGGCATGCTCAATATTGTTACAGTGGAGGACCCCGTTGAATATAAGATACCCGGCATTAATCAGGTACATGCCAGGTCGGATATCGGCCTGACATTTGCCAGAAGCCTGAGATCCATCTTACGCCAGGACCCTGACGTTATATTGATAGGCGAGATCCGCGACGAAGAAACTGCTGCCATTGCTTTCAGGGCGGCCATGACAGGACATCTCGTACTAAGCACACTTCATACGAACGATTCCGTGTCAGCGATTACAAGGCTCAGTGATATAGGTATACCGGGACATATTATGGCATCCACTATTATCGGCATTGTTGCTCAGCGGCTGGTCAGGAAATTATGCCCGCATTGCGGCAGAGACGGTAATACGCAGGCCGCATGCTATTACTGCAACAGGACAGGCTTTCTTGGAAGAACCGGCATCTTTGAAATATTTACCATCACACCTGCCGTAAGGGAACACATAGTATCAGGTGGCACAGAAACGTCAGTTCGAAAGGCGGCAGCAGAATCCGGGATGATGAATCTATTTAACGATGCAACGGCTAAAGTGAGGCAGGGCATAACTACTGAGGAGGAAGTCTACCGAGTCATTGACGCCGCAGTTTTATTGTAAATCTGTCAATATTGGTTAAACTCTGCTATTATGAATTCATGCAGTTATCTCCAAAGCAGTGGATAGATGTCTTGCAGGAAATCGGCAAATGCCTTCTTGAGAGAATTCCCCAAATAGCCGGCAGTGCAGATGCCTCAGTCAGTCTCGGGCGCGGTGCAAGCGGCGATCATACATTTCTTATTGATGAAACAGCAGAAAAAACTATAATAGAGAAATTGGAAAAGACATGCGTTAAAGGACCCGGGTTTACCCTGATATCCGAAGAATGCGGCATTAAACAATACGGAGAAGACAGTAACATAGTCATACTGGTTGACCCTATTGACGGAAGCAATAATGCAAAAAGAGGTGTGCCCTACTATGCCGTTTCTATTGCAGTCCTTAATGGGAAAAGGCTCGAGGACCTTGTTGCCGGATATGTCCTGGATGTGTCATCAGGCAAAGAATACTGGGCTATAAAGGGTGAGGGCGCCTGGTACAATGGGAAAAGGATTGAATGTCGAGGCAGTGAAGGGTTGGAGATGGTAGCGTATGAGGCTTCTGTTCCAAGGAAGGACATTGACAGGATACTCCCGGTACTCAGATCTGCAATGAAGGTGAGGTGTCTCGGGGCCACAGCCCTTGACCTTGCTATTATGGCAAATGATGCTATTGATCTCCTGCTTGTCGCCACACCGGCAAGAAGTTTCGATTTCGCTGCTGGAATGCTCATACTTCAGGAAGCAGGCGGCATTATTACAGATATGGACGGAGGAGATATCAACCGGATTAATGCAGGGCTCGAACGTACAGTACCGCTCATAGCGGCTGCGAACAAGAAACTGCATAAGCAGGCAGTTGAACTATTAAAGTTATCTTAAAGCTATGATTATTTTATTAAGATTTCTGCATCTGCTGTCGTTGGTAGTATGGATCGGGGGAATGATTTTCCTTGTCGTTATAGGCGCCCCAAGTATATTCAAGGTGTTACCAAGAGAAAGCGCCGGTGATGTTCTCGGCGAAATATTTCCCAAATACTGGATAATGGGTTATTTATGTGGCGGCACTGCCCTCGCAACTGTAATCTTGTTGTCATTTAAAGAGCATCTGTTTCCATGGGGCAAGATCGGACTCCTGATCCTGATGACTGTCCTGACACTCTATCTTGGGCTTGTTGAGGCTTCAAGGGCCAGAGAAGTGAGGCTCCAGATCAGGGCTGAAGAAGACACCGTCAGAAGAGAAACCCTTAAGAAGGAATTTAAAGTCCTTCACAGGAAGTCGGTTGCCCTGAATGCTGTAATACTGATATGCGGGTTGATTGTATTATTTCTTATGACAGATTATAAGGAACCATTTTAATATTTCCTGTAAGTGTTGCATTTTGAGCGGCAATAGTTCTGACATCACAGTCAATGCTCCCGTATGCACTTGCATTTTCTGCCGGCGCTATGATATAAACAATCTTTAATATGAAAGGAGAAGTATATGCAGTTTTCTATCTTAAGTTTAATTATTGCAGCATCAATGGTCATGATGGTAGTATCCGGAGAAGCTGATGCAGAGGACAGGAACCCGGTTGTACTGATGGAGACATCAGCTGGGAACATCAAGATTGAGTTAGACCAGAAAAATGCACCGGTAAGCGTAAATAATTTTCTGTCATATGTGGATGACAAGTTCTACGACGGGACGATATTTCACCGTGTCATATCAAATTTCATGATCCAGGGTGGCGGATTTACTCCGGATATGCAGCAGAAGCCAACAAAGGCACAAATAAAAAATGAGGCCGGCAACGGTTTAAAGAATAAGAGGGGTACCATCTCCATGGCAAGGACAATGGTAGTAGACAGCGCAACGGCCCAATTCTTTATAAATGTCGTAGATAACGACTTCCTGGATCACCGGGATACATCGCCTCAGGGTTTCGGTTACGCGGTGTTCGGCAAGGTACTGGAAGGAATGGATGTGGTTGACAAAATAAAGGGTGTAAAGACAGGCACTAAGATGGGATTCGGCGATGTCCCTGTGGAGACCGTTGTAATAAAATCTGTAAGAAGGGCAAAATAACCACCTGCTCCCCTTCGAAAAAGTGGGAGAAGCATTTCAAAATACCCCGGCAGATACATTCCCGGCATTATCAACTGCACATACGCGGTAATAGTATGTTGTCCCGCTGATCAATCCTGAATGGATATATGATGTTTCAGGGCCTGAATAAATTTGAGTCCCGCTCGAGCACGAATCTGGTATACCGTTGGTGCTATATACAAGCTTATATACACCTATCCCGCTGGTGACATCGGCGAAACCGCTCCAGCTTAATGAGGACTGCCCGACCCCTGCCGTAACAGTTAACATACCATCAACCGGAGGTGTAGAATCAAGTAATATATCATCTACGAAAAAACTTGTCCTGTTGCCATTGCTTTCTTCGAACCATGCGAAGACGACCTTAAAACCGTCTCCTGGCGGAAGTATCCATAACCTTGAGGACGTGTAAGGCTCCCATGATGAACATGCTGGTGTGTTACTTATGCACATTTGGGAAATGCCTACAGGAGAAGTTGATAAAAGCAACAGATTAACGTCTGTTGAGGCAGTAAAAAAAGCTTTATCGTTAATGATGACAGAACCTGAAGGTGGATTTGTATCAATTAATACTGGCGCTGAAGCAACCTCGACAGACTCAGGACTCTCTCCGAAACCATTGCCTGCTGTCA
Protein-coding sequences here:
- the tadA gene encoding Flp pilus assembly complex ATPase component TadA, giving the protein MGAYKRIGELLEQVGIISIDSIDKVLAEQNGAHLRFGEILICKGLASEDDIAKTLSIQHGLKYYDVRNLAVMPDVLLLVPEDLAKRHSVLPVCIKDKTLHIITPDPLDMDAVKEIEFFSGMKIKTLIGSRSAITEAIRYHYRFESSVSEFKGLASPSGNIPAPETGGKSAPIIRLVNMLLSEAVENRASDIHIEPSGDSVAIRYRIDGALLEKTRIHSGIHGPLTSRLKILARLNIAERRLPQDGGFRLRLLEREIDVRISTLPVTGGEKTVIRILDNTQTTVSLENLGLSQHEYSTIQSLINRKKGIILVTGPTGSGKTTTLYAIINRIKSGMLNIVTVEDPVEYKIPGINQVHARSDIGLTFARSLRSILRQDPDVILIGEIRDEETAAIAFRAAMTGHLVLSTLHTNDSVSAITRLSDIGIPGHIMASTIIGIVAQRLVRKLCPHCGRDGNTQAACYYCNRTGFLGRTGIFEIFTITPAVREHIVSGGTETSVRKAAAESGMMNLFNDATAKVRQGITTEEEVYRVIDAAVLL
- a CDS encoding DUF2249 domain-containing protein, with product MIEKLKSLPKEKIVDLDVRPELDAGRDPFNLIIKTLGSMSDDQVLHLVIVFEPVPLYTVLQMKGYDHKTEQINGLWHIYFYKGETGAPAGKIAGNEESASEEQKTIEIDVRGLEPPEPMVKILELLPQVGKNSTLLVHHHREPVMLYDKLEHLGFQASSEKIQEGYYKVRITKKG
- a CDS encoding DNA internalization-related competence protein ComEC/Rec2 gives rise to the protein MRQPLVIITLFYIYGIATADLFHYFPISTMTITVLVLITISGINRYRGKPLLVPILIMVTAISFGFSYTIYMERIPANDISNFASGEKMTITGTVSEPATHYSQRVVATLKSATIRKENHEVPASGMIRLTIYDPETELDYGNEIRFTGRLKNIRGFKNPCMFDYANYVSRKGIRAGASSGKKEAIIITGEAGNPIMKKIYRWREEIRLSIIHGLSFQSSAVLQAMIIGATGDLTPELRDKFTAAGVTHILSISGSHLGFVTFLAFFLTRCLFTHLPHSLFLRMTLYTTPSKISAIATIPPIIFYSVLSGGETATIRSLIMAIVFLLAILIERDDDPVCTLAMAALLVLIWDPQGLFDISFQLSYTAVLSMIITVSRYNDTGDGKVITKWHKVWQRKLMLLLLLTFSATVSTTPIVTHYFNQITWAGLLSNMIIIPYAGFTIVPIGLFTSCLGLILNVDVIPLAKFNEILLTLFLKMTDIFAGLPFSVIHTPSPDIIFIFFSYLLLISLFYLKQRWAKITLLISLFLIAVLIAGRMFSKPDKEMMRVTFLDVGQGDSAIIEFPGRKFMVVDGGGTFSDTFDIGRAVVAPYLWNKGIRSIDYMVLSHPQRDHVGGLIYLLDQFHVSEVWSNGITSPATYLFDRRIREKGIRHLKVNNNMEQKTIGGCSVQILNPPPDISGFQTENSRLINDLSVVMKITCNDNSILLTGDIEKEQIRKMDAGRTILRSNIIKVPHHGARGSVDSNFISYVRPDIAVISAGYQNSYHHPSAEAISLYKRAGTAIYRTDLDGAIIVKSSNGRNDVITYYDTLLKKVSSDRVTSILFSEFINIKKAIGGYCNGGL
- a CDS encoding Crp/Fnr family transcriptional regulator, yielding MTSKKEFLKNLPMFSSLSDTDLTGISNMAQEFIYNNGEYVFYEGDSPDWFCIVKEGNIKAIKQAEDGKEIIMHMFKAGDTFGEVAVFDRRPYPASALTVGKTTVIKFHHTHCFEILETMPEVAAKFLLTMGRKQREFVERIEAALTARVEKRIAATLLKLANMTDKDRGKSINLHLTRKDIASMVGTTIETTIRVMSRFQKEGVIETAKSGITILKPDRLQEIIGQESDN
- a CDS encoding DUF542 domain-containing protein codes for the protein MPGITKEMTVNQVLKLYPKSVGIFTTFNIDACCGGNRSLEQAAREDKAVLDDLMKALDQCVI
- a CDS encoding aconitate hydratase, yielding MGANLTQKIIQEHLVSGSMEAGKSISVRIDQTLTQDATGTMAYLQFEAMGVPRVKTKLSVSYVDHNTLQQDYMNPDDHLFLQSIAAKHGIYFSRPGNGICHQIHMERFGVPGTTLLGSDSHTPTGGGVGQIAIGAGGLDVAFAMAGKPFGLKMPEVVNVRLTGKLPEWVSAKDVILELLRRVGVKGGVGKVFEYSGPGVATLAVPERATITNMGAETGATTSVFPSDEVTKAWLESQGRGDQYVALSADKDAVYSDTIEIDLSSLVPLLAVDPSPGDVKTVEELAGMKVDQVAVGSCTNSSFRDLAIFAEILNGKVVNPNVSVTVSPGSRAVYQQIEKSGHLSMLIAAGVRILEATCGPCIGQGGAPPSGGVTVRTFNRNFAGRTGTKSAKAYLVSPEVAGACALTAVMTDPRTLGKAPVIKITSPVIDDRMIIPPYTEEAAKQVKIIRGPNIAPLPEFRPLPDKISGEVLLYLGDNITTDHIQPAGKYLPLRSNVPEYARKATFVQVDPTFASRAEALRDSGGYGFIVGGENYGQGSSREHAGLCPMFLGVKAVITTSFARIHLANLINFGILPLTFANPEDYGKIKQGDKVTLNTSDISSELLTLVVNGGTEIKLKPAFSEKDIPMLKAGGALAMI
- a CDS encoding DUF2249 domain-containing protein, translated to MQTEKKIVELDVRVIPPRDKHPRIFQTFDSLNPGEILLIINDHDPVPLKYQFEFERQGKYGWKYIAQGPEIWKVEIEKKQ